A single window of Stigmatella aurantiaca DNA harbors:
- a CDS encoding class I SAM-dependent rRNA methyltransferase: MLNTYLSREAAQKLRHGAFWLRREDILSMDGTPTAGEPTQLRDEDGQVLGLGDVDLESSYAVRRLGLPEESAEGLIPRHVRHAMERRARLLDDPRFCRLVNDDGDGLPGLIVDRYDAHFVVQTLTRAMDARLEEITRAIVEVAGASSVLLRNDSPRRKQLGLAPQRPHVLYGTPPRWCRLLELGARFTVDLTYGQNTGYHYDQRELRRFLARLSNGARVLDPCCNVGGLFVHAGMHGARQILAFDGNADAADLARENAEANGLLGRVKVERGACLSVLRGTQDTFDLVLLDTQDVASGEAFVEHVRLALNRTRHGGRLLLAGYHPPLARGSFEELVAESCEREQRLAFRLARFGLPPDHPLPVNSPGAEYLSAMALEVN; this comes from the coding sequence TTGCTCAACACCTACCTGTCCCGAGAAGCAGCGCAGAAATTGCGGCACGGTGCGTTCTGGCTCCGCCGGGAAGACATCCTCTCCATGGACGGCACGCCCACGGCCGGCGAGCCCACCCAGCTGCGGGACGAGGATGGACAGGTGCTCGGCCTGGGAGATGTGGACCTGGAGTCCTCCTATGCCGTGCGCCGCCTGGGGCTGCCCGAGGAGAGCGCCGAGGGGCTCATCCCCCGCCACGTCCGCCACGCGATGGAGCGCCGCGCGCGCCTGCTGGATGACCCGCGCTTCTGCCGGTTGGTGAACGACGACGGCGACGGCCTGCCCGGCCTCATCGTGGACCGGTATGACGCGCACTTCGTCGTTCAGACGCTCACGCGCGCCATGGATGCACGGCTGGAGGAAATCACCCGCGCCATCGTGGAGGTGGCCGGCGCCAGCTCGGTGCTCCTGCGCAACGACTCGCCCCGGCGCAAGCAGCTGGGGCTCGCCCCGCAGCGGCCCCACGTCCTCTATGGCACCCCGCCCCGCTGGTGCCGCCTGCTGGAGCTGGGGGCACGCTTCACCGTGGACCTCACGTACGGCCAGAACACCGGCTACCACTATGACCAGCGCGAGCTGCGCCGGTTCCTCGCGCGGCTGTCCAACGGGGCCCGGGTGTTGGATCCCTGCTGCAACGTGGGCGGGCTCTTCGTCCACGCGGGCATGCACGGGGCGCGGCAGATCCTCGCCTTCGACGGCAACGCGGACGCGGCGGACCTGGCCCGCGAGAACGCCGAGGCCAATGGCCTGCTCGGCCGGGTCAAGGTGGAGCGGGGCGCGTGCCTGTCCGTGCTCCGGGGCACGCAGGACACGTTCGACCTGGTGCTGCTCGACACCCAGGATGTCGCCTCCGGCGAGGCCTTCGTGGAGCACGTCCGCCTGGCCCTCAACCGGACGCGGCACGGGGGCCGCCTGCTCCTGGCGGGCTACCACCCCCCGCTGGCCCGGGGCTCCTTCGAGGAGCTGGTGGCGGAGTCCTGCGAGCGCGAGCAGCGGCTCGCGTTCCGGCTGGCCCGGTTCGGCCTGCCGCCCGACCACCCCCTGCCGGTGAACAGCCCCGGGGCCGAGTACCTGAGCGCGATGGCCCTCGAAGTGAATTGA
- a CDS encoding 3'-5' exoribonuclease YhaM family protein, with the protein MTTDNSAGTPAPTSEGGSVETVRKVYAKDLREKDRVHTVFRVTQKSKVTARSGKVFLSLVLGDKSGEMDARIFDKVDTFEPAFAIGDHILVQGHIISFHGKTQLVVEALERLDPGPLDMAEFEPPPAPPAAEAPAEKAPADKAPEKPAQAADKREDGASEKRPPREDGANIGARAVGQIREIITERVNDSYVKQLLLAFLDDPQLAANLPIAPAGKGVHHAYRGGLAEHLLSVMRLTLRVADHYPMADRDLLLAGALLHDVMKVAEISPEKGFDYTDEGKLVGHLVMSAQKIREKTLAIPGFPPLLEQHLTHLVLAHHGKLEYGSPKLPMTIEAYIVHALDTLDSRIASWLEAMARDPNDKWTEPLKLYEQRQLWKGPAPTARGKSPVEGRRKTREERRKGKGSGSPAPQGQATPGGTEAAAPAPRKERPPREGRPPREERAPREDRPPREGRPPREDRPPREDRPPREDRPPRPPRDPNNLPQELTFKPFSALTTLAPAEGSQSKSEDNGPTEG; encoded by the coding sequence ATGACGACCGACAATTCCGCTGGTACTCCCGCCCCCACCTCCGAGGGCGGTTCCGTCGAGACCGTTCGCAAGGTGTACGCGAAGGATCTGCGCGAGAAGGACCGCGTCCACACCGTTTTCCGCGTCACCCAGAAGAGCAAGGTGACGGCGCGCAGTGGCAAGGTGTTCCTCTCGCTGGTGCTCGGGGACAAGAGCGGCGAGATGGATGCCCGCATCTTCGACAAGGTGGACACCTTCGAGCCCGCCTTCGCCATTGGCGACCACATCCTCGTCCAGGGCCACATCATCAGCTTCCACGGGAAGACCCAGCTGGTGGTGGAGGCCCTGGAGCGCCTGGACCCGGGCCCGCTGGACATGGCCGAGTTCGAGCCGCCCCCGGCCCCGCCCGCCGCCGAGGCCCCCGCCGAGAAGGCCCCCGCGGACAAGGCCCCGGAGAAGCCCGCGCAGGCCGCGGACAAGCGCGAGGACGGCGCCTCCGAGAAGCGCCCGCCCCGCGAGGACGGCGCCAACATCGGCGCCCGCGCCGTGGGACAGATCCGCGAGATCATCACCGAGCGGGTGAATGACTCCTACGTGAAGCAGCTGCTGCTGGCGTTCCTGGATGATCCCCAGCTCGCCGCGAACCTGCCCATCGCTCCTGCCGGCAAGGGCGTTCACCACGCCTACCGGGGGGGCCTGGCCGAGCACCTGCTGTCGGTGATGCGCCTGACGCTGCGCGTCGCGGACCATTACCCCATGGCGGACCGGGACCTGCTGCTGGCGGGCGCCCTGCTGCACGACGTGATGAAGGTGGCGGAGATCTCTCCGGAGAAGGGCTTCGACTACACCGACGAGGGCAAGCTGGTGGGCCACCTGGTGATGTCGGCGCAGAAGATCCGGGAGAAGACCCTGGCCATTCCCGGCTTCCCGCCCCTGCTCGAGCAGCACCTCACCCACCTGGTGCTCGCCCACCACGGCAAGCTGGAGTACGGCTCGCCCAAGCTGCCCATGACGATCGAGGCGTACATCGTCCACGCGCTCGACACGCTCGACTCCCGGATCGCCTCGTGGCTGGAGGCCATGGCGCGCGACCCGAACGACAAGTGGACCGAGCCGCTCAAGCTCTACGAGCAGCGCCAGCTCTGGAAGGGCCCCGCGCCCACCGCGCGCGGCAAGTCGCCGGTGGAGGGCCGCCGCAAGACGCGTGAGGAGCGCCGCAAGGGCAAGGGCTCCGGAAGCCCCGCCCCCCAGGGCCAGGCCACCCCGGGTGGCACCGAGGCCGCCGCCCCCGCCCCGCGCAAGGAGCGTCCGCCCCGGGAAGGCCGTCCGCCCCGCGAGGAGCGGGCCCCCCGCGAGGACCGTCCGCCGCGGGAAGGCCGTCCCCCCCGCGAGGACCGTCCGCCGCGCGAGGACCGCCCGCCGCGCGAGGACCGTCCGCCCCGGCCGCCCCGCGACCCGAACAACCTGCCCCAGGAGCTCACCTTCAAGCCGTTCAGCGCGTTGACGACCCTGGCCCCCGCCGAGGGCTCGCAGAGCAAGTCCGAGGACAACGGCCCCACGGAAGGGTGA
- a CDS encoding HD domain-containing phosphohydrolase — MAKRLGERLIEAGLVTAEAVSKALDHQKITGHKLGDCLVELGLLQEAALLRFLATEFQTRFVSAEKLSKAKIATAVLDRIPVRMAESNNVLPLAYDTERKLLSIVAAEPQNKAMMEEIALVTGVSEVYAFVGLRSAIAAAIRKYYYGDPTAFTALESGNAQVQRADVSAMAGAYEATGSGSRSAPISQLRFETDPGSRTPRAAGSQLLRMTTQMRDMVGATRSSIAESDFVETLNVLVSLLEQERSHHRGHSTQLARQASIVGKRMGIAPKELTALAIAAYLHDLGKSHERHHTLASNAAAANWKEEAKRLCRAPSRLFETVNLPPMVNTLLSQLYEAYDGSGVPLGTKGEDIVLGARILSTVDSFLDLTKNPGNAYGKVLTKAQALDHLRKNAGVLYDPIVADIVGQVQSGELLRHRIVQDGRQVLIAESDEAIRTDMLESVLRQGLVVYAFSTLEGALDGLANKECDVLVVSLRFGLPEILSLLQYARGTPEGAGLPILVLGEPDNSSRERLLMAGATAVQSPADTDAASKTVRQFQEDRILHNGPARVVRGSYDELPLLELLKTLASGRKSGRLLLRHHSFEGYLHLERGRIVYAAYAGQAGESAMHALLQIKQAEFQYDPDALLLDMPHLDKDLEGVTKELVTRRASA, encoded by the coding sequence ATGGCCAAGCGGCTCGGAGAACGCCTGATCGAGGCCGGCCTCGTCACCGCCGAGGCCGTGAGCAAGGCCCTCGACCACCAGAAGATCACCGGCCACAAGCTCGGGGACTGTCTGGTGGAGCTGGGCCTGCTCCAGGAAGCCGCCCTGCTGCGCTTCCTGGCCACCGAGTTCCAGACGCGCTTTGTCTCCGCGGAGAAGCTGTCCAAGGCGAAGATCGCCACGGCGGTGCTGGACCGCATCCCCGTGCGGATGGCCGAGTCCAACAACGTCCTGCCGCTGGCGTACGACACGGAGCGCAAGCTGCTCTCCATCGTCGCGGCGGAGCCTCAGAACAAGGCGATGATGGAGGAGATCGCCCTCGTCACCGGCGTCTCCGAGGTCTACGCCTTCGTGGGGCTGCGCAGCGCCATCGCCGCGGCCATCCGCAAGTACTACTACGGAGACCCCACGGCCTTCACCGCGCTGGAATCGGGCAATGCCCAGGTCCAGCGCGCGGATGTGTCCGCCATGGCCGGGGCCTACGAGGCCACGGGCAGCGGCAGCCGGAGCGCCCCGATTTCACAGCTCCGGTTCGAGACGGATCCGGGCTCGCGCACGCCGCGCGCCGCGGGCTCGCAGCTGCTGCGGATGACCACGCAGATGCGCGACATGGTGGGCGCCACGCGCTCGTCCATCGCCGAGAGCGACTTCGTCGAGACGCTGAATGTCCTGGTGAGCCTGCTGGAGCAGGAGCGGTCCCACCACCGCGGCCATTCGACGCAGCTGGCCCGGCAGGCCTCCATCGTGGGCAAGCGCATGGGCATCGCGCCCAAGGAGCTGACCGCGCTGGCCATCGCCGCCTACCTGCATGACCTGGGCAAGTCCCACGAGCGCCACCACACCCTGGCGAGCAACGCCGCCGCCGCGAACTGGAAGGAGGAGGCCAAGCGCCTGTGCCGCGCCCCCTCGCGCCTCTTCGAGACGGTGAACCTGCCGCCCATGGTGAACACCCTGCTCTCCCAGCTCTACGAGGCCTATGACGGCTCGGGCGTTCCCTTGGGCACCAAGGGCGAGGACATCGTCCTGGGCGCGCGCATCCTGTCCACCGTGGACAGCTTCCTGGACCTGACGAAGAACCCGGGCAACGCCTACGGCAAGGTGCTCACCAAGGCCCAGGCGCTGGACCACCTGCGCAAGAACGCCGGCGTCCTCTACGATCCCATCGTGGCGGACATCGTCGGGCAGGTGCAGAGCGGCGAGCTGCTGCGCCACCGCATCGTCCAGGACGGGCGGCAGGTGCTCATCGCCGAGTCCGACGAGGCCATCCGCACGGACATGCTGGAGTCGGTGCTCCGGCAGGGGCTGGTGGTGTATGCCTTCTCCACGCTGGAGGGCGCGCTCGACGGGCTGGCCAACAAGGAGTGTGACGTGCTCGTGGTGAGCCTGCGCTTCGGGCTGCCCGAGATCCTCTCCCTGCTCCAGTACGCGCGCGGCACGCCGGAGGGCGCGGGCCTGCCCATCCTCGTGCTCGGCGAGCCGGACAACTCCTCGCGCGAGCGGCTGCTCATGGCCGGTGCCACCGCGGTGCAGTCGCCCGCGGACACGGACGCGGCGTCGAAGACGGTCCGCCAGTTCCAGGAGGACCGCATCCTCCACAACGGCCCGGCGCGCGTGGTGCGGGGCAGCTATGACGAGCTGCCCCTGCTGGAGCTGCTCAAGACGCTCGCCAGCGGACGCAAGTCCGGGCGGCTCCTGCTGCGCCACCACTCGTTCGAGGGCTACCTGCACCTGGAGCGCGGGCGCATCGTCTACGCCGCCTACGCCGGCCAGGCCGGGGAGTCCGCCATGCACGCGCTCCTGCAAATCAAGCAGGCGGAGTTCCAGTACGATCCCGACGCGCTGCTGCTGGACATGCCCCACCTCGACAAGGATCTCGAGGGGGTGACCAAGGAGCTCGTCACCCGCCGCGCCTCGGCGTAG